A DNA window from Solanum lycopersicum chromosome 3, SLM_r2.1 contains the following coding sequences:
- the LOC101262797 gene encoding stromal processing peptidase, chloroplastic isoform X1 encodes MQATSVVFNTKPVLAPIHVKSRYSEPSSSLVASQSNWVHRKKSVKLRPRRHPQNRAYFIQHKLQNVQGRCLHQNVEQLNRANILYRRQPVSCFLYPRTRQTLPKRPKNGVFLDKSSFHLSKQLRANISVPRATVGPDEPHAASTTWTEGVLEKQGFDMLDPEVERAEFEQFLSSEFPSHPKLYRGQLKNGLRYLILPNKVPPNRFEAHMEVHVGSIDEEDDEQGIAHMIEHVAFLGSKKREKLLGTGARSNAYTDFHHTVFHIHSPTSTKGSEGDCLPVVLDALNEIAFHPKFLASRVEKERRAILSELQMMNTIEYRVDCQLLQHLHSENKLSKRFPIGLEEQIKKWDADKIRKFHERWYFPANSTLYIVGDIDNIPQTIYHIEDVFGQTEMDNESNSAPSPSAFGAMASFLVPKLTVGLSSNSTHDRSSVSLDQSKALRRERHAVRPPVQHNWSLPGHNDDAKTPQIFQHELLQNFSINMFCKIPVNKVRTYGNLRNVLMKRIFLSALHFRINTRYKSSNPPFTSVELDHSDSGREGCTVTTLTVTAEPKNWQNAIKVAVQEVRRLKEFGVTKGELARYTDALLKDSEQLAAMIDNVSSVDNLDFVMESDALGHTVMDQSQGHESLLAVAGTITLEEVNATGAEVLEYISDFGKPSAPLPAAIVACVPTKVHVEEGGEHEFRISPEEITTAIKSGLKEPIEPEPELEVPTELITSKQLEELRLKRCPSFVPVETNSNITKSFDNETGIVQRRLSNGIPVNYKITKNEANCGVMRLIVGGGRAAESSDEKGSVIVGVRTLSEGGRVGNFSREQVELFCVNHLINCSLESTEEFICMEFRFTLRDNAMRAAFQLLHMVLEHSVWLDDAFDRAKQLYMSYYRSIPKSLERSTAHKLMLAMLNGDERFVEPTPHSLQNLTLESVRAAVMDQFVSDNMEVSMVGDFSEEDIESCILDYLGTVRPTKGFERAQQYSPILFSTAPFGLQHQQVFLKDTDERACAYIAGPAPNRWGYTFEGNDLFEFVGSPSPNNHELEQSDTNLQGRVRNHPLFFAIAMGLLAEIINSRLFTTVRDSLGLTYDVSFELNLFDRLKLGWYVISVTSTPGKVHKAVDACKSVLRGLHSNRIVPRELDRARRTLLMRHEAEIKSNAYWLGLLSHLQAPSVPRKDISCIKDLTLLYESATIEDVYVAYEQLKIDENSLYSCIGIAGAQAGEDVSALLEVEETDEGLQGVIPMGRGSSTMTRPTT; translated from the exons ATGCAAGCAACATCTGTTGTATTCAATACCAAGCCGGTTCTAGCTCCAATTCATGTCAAGAGTCGATACAGCGAACCGTCGTCTTCCTTGGTAGCATCTCAATCCAATTGGGTTCACCGGAAGAAGAGTGTTAAGTTGCGTCCTCGGAGGCATCCTCAGAATCGAGCTTATTTCATCCAGCATAAG TTGCAGAATGTTCAGGGAAGATGTCTTCATCAGAATGTGGAACAATTAAACAGAGCCAATATATTATATCGGAGGCAACCTGTTTCGTGCTTTCTCTATCCTCGAACCAGACAAACTCTTCCCAAACGACCAAAAAATGGGGTCTTTCTTGACAAGTCTAGCTTTCATCTGTCAAAGCAGCTTCGTGCCAACATCTCT GTCCCACGGGCGACTGTTGGCCCAGATGAACCTCATGCAGCAAGTACAACATGGACAGAAGGCGTCTTGGAGAAACAAGGATTTGATATGCTTGATCCTGAAGTAGAGAGAGCAGAGTTTGAACAATTTTTGAGTTCTGAATTTCCATCTCACCCGAAATTGTACCGAGGGCAGCTCAAAAATGGACTTCGCTACCTCATTCTACCTAATAAAGTTCCTCCAAATAG ATTTGAAGCACACATGGAAGTTCATGTGGGATCAATCGATGAGGAAGATGATGAGCAAGGAATTGCTCACATGATTGAACATGTTGCTTTTCTTGGAAGTAAGAAACGCGAGAAACTTTTGGGAACCGGGGCACGATCAAATGCTTACACAGATTTTCATCATACTGTGTTCCACATCCATTCACCCACTAGCACAAAG GGCTCAGAAGGCGATTGTCTTCCAGTGGTCCTAGATGCTCTGAATGAG aTCGCTTTCCATCCTAAGTTTCTCGCTTCGCGAGTTGAGAAAGAAAGACGTGCAATACTGTCAGAGCTACAAATGATGAATACTATAGAATACCGTGTCGATTGCCAG TTGTTACAACACTTGCATTCTGAGAACAAGCTGAGCAAAAGATTCCCAATCGGGCTGGAAGAGCAGATCAAGAAATGGGATGCTgataaaatcagaaaatttcATGAACGTTGGTACTTTCCAGCAAATTCCACCTTATACATTGTGGGAGATATAGATAATATTCCACAGACCATTTACCATATTGAA GATGTTTTTGGGCAAACGGAAATGGATAATGAGTCTAATTCAGCACCAAGTCCAAGTGCTTTTGGTGCAATGGCTAGTTTTTTAGTTCCCAAGCTGACAGTTGGACTCTCAAGCAATTCCACGCATGACAGGTCATCTGTTTCCTTGGATCAGTCCAAAGCATTGCGGAGGGAGAGGCATGCAGTGCGGCCTCCAGTTCAGCATAATTGGTCTCTTCCTGGGCACAACGATGATGCTAAAACACCACAGATATTTCAGCATGAGTTACTACAGAATTTCTCAATTAATATGTTTTGCAAG ATTCCTGTGAACAAGGTCCGGACATATGGTAATTTGAGGAATGTGCTAATGAAGAGGATATTTCTTTCTGCTTTGCATTTCCGTATCAACACTCGGTACAAG AGTTCAAATCCTCCATTCACCTCAGTTGAACTGGATCATAGTGACTCTGGAAGGGAAGGGTGTACTGTGACCACTCTCACGGTGACTGCGGAACCTAAAAATTGGCAGAATGCAATTAAAGTTGCTGTGCAGGAG GTCCGAAGGCTGAAAGAATTCGGAGTCACAAAGGGTGAGTTAGCTCGTTATACAGATGCCTTGCTAAAAGATAGTGAACAGTTAGCTGCTATGATCGACAATGTTTCATCAGTGGATAATCTGGATTTTGTCATGGAGAGTGATGCACTTGGCCATACTGTTATGGATCAAAGTCAAGGGCATGAAAGCTTGCTTGCTGTTGCTGGAACTATCACGTTGGAGGAG GTAAACGCCACTGGTGCTGAAGTGTTGGAATATATTTCTGATTTTGGAAAACCATCAGCACCCCTTCCTGCAGCAATTGTTGCATGTGTTCCGACAAAGGTGCATGTTGAAGAAGGAGGAGAACATGAATTCAGAATATCTCCAGAGGAGATAACAACTGCTATCAAATCTGGTCTGAAGGAACCAATTGAGCCAGAGCCGGAG CTTGAGGTGCCGACTGAATTGATCACGTCAAAACAACTTGAAGAACTGAGGTTGAAGAGGTGCCCGTCCTTTGTTCCAGTGGAGACAAATTCAAATATCACTAAATCCTTTGACAATGAAACTGGGATCGTTCAAAGACgcctttcaaatggtattccTGTAAATTATAAG ATTACAAAAAATGAAGCCAATTGTGGGGTGATGAGACTTATTGTTGGAGGTGGACGGGCAGCTGAAAGTTCTGATGAAAAGGGATCCGTGATTGTGGGTGTTCGCACTCTGAGTGAAGGGGGCCGTGTTGGAAACTTTTCAAGAGAACAG GTAGAGCTTTTCTGTGTGAATCACCTAATAAATTGCTCACTGGAGTCAACAGAAGAATTTATCTGCATGGAGTTCCGGTTTACTTTACGAGACAATGCAATGCGTGCTGCTTTCCAGTTACTTCATATGGTGCTTGAG CATAGCGTTTGGCTGGATGATGCATTTGACCGAGCTAAACAGTTGTACATGTCATATTACCGCTCTATCCCCAAGAGTTTAGAACGCTCAACTGCCCATAAGCTCATGCTAGCTATGCTAAATGGAGATGAGCGTTTTGTTGAGCCGACTCCACATTCATTGCAAAACTTAACGCTGGAAAGTGTAAGAGCTGCTGTGATGGATCAATTTGTCAGTGACAACATGGAG GTGAGTATGGTTGGAGACTTCTCAGAGGAAGATATTGAGTCATGTATTCTTGACTATTTGGGAACTGTCAGACCAACAAAGGGTTTTGAGAGAGCACAACAATACAGCCCAATCTTGTTTAGCACTGCTCCCTTTGGTTTGCAGCATCAACAA GTATTTTTAAAGGATACAGATGAGAGAGCATGTGCTTATATAGCCGGCCCTGCACCAAACCGTTGGGGATATACTTTTGAGGGGAACGATCTTTTTGAGTTTGTTGGCAGTCCATCTCCAAATAACC ATGAATTGGAACAAAGTGACACAAACCTACAAGGACGAGTCCGTAATCATCCTCTATTTTTTGCCATTGCAATGGGTCTGCTAGCTGAGATCATAAACTCCAG GCTTTTCACAACAGTTAGGGACTCTCTTGGATTGACATATGATGTTTCATTTGAACTTAACCTCTTTGACCGGTTGAAGCTTGGATGGTATGTCATCTCAGTGACTTCAACTCCTGGAAAG GTGCACAAAGCTGTTGATGCTTGCAAGAGTGTCCTAAGAGGTTTGCATAGCAACAGGATTGTACCGAGGGAATTGGACCGG GCAAGACGAACGCTGCTTATGCGACACGAAGCCGAAATTAAGTCAAATGCCTATTGGCTTGGATTGTTATCTCATTTACAAGCGCCTTCTGTACCTAGGAAG GACATCTCTTGCATCAAAGATCTCACTTTGTTGTATGAATCTGCCACCATTGAAGATGTATATGTTGCCTATGAGCAATTGAAGATAGATGAGAACTCTCTGTACTCATGTATTGGTATTGCTGGGGCTCAGGCTGGAGAAGATGTTTCTG CCTTGTTAGAAGTGGAAGAAACTGATGAGGGCCTTCAAGGTGTTATTCCCATGGGACGTGGGTCATCTACTATGACACGTCCAACTACATGA
- the LOC101258544 gene encoding uncharacterized protein, which yields MELAVADVTNKRLKPSVEDNGTTQTDSEVAKTVEEETAVATLTSEQMELEIANILEKINRFTNLVSELLESGKSMLKELSNEFEERIILIHKEQMEKWQEEIKELRLLDTSNEEADGLLLNAKYLLQNVRGES from the exons ATGGAACTAGCAGTTGCTGATGTCACAAATAAGCGCCTCAAACCTTCT gTGGAGGATAATGGAACCACACAGACTGATAGTGAAGTTGCTAAGACAGTAGAAGAAGAAACTGCAGTTGCCACATTGACATCTGAACAGATGGAGCTGGAGATTGCTAATATTCTTGAGAAGATCAACCGTTTCACTAACCTG GTCTCTGAGCTGCTGGAATCAGGGAAGTCCATGCTGAAGGAATTGAGTAATGAGTTTGAAGAACGAATAATTTT AATCCACAAGGAACAGATGGAAAAGTGGCAAGAAGAGATTAAGGAACTGCGCTTGCTTGATACTTCAAATGAGGAGGCTGATGGTCTTTTGTTGAATGCTAAATATCTACTTCAGAATGTCCGGGGTGAATCCTGA
- the LOC101254676 gene encoding nudix hydrolase 18, mitochondrial isoform X2, protein MAMTKTLSMISRTGRDLQRYNDGCRQVVGCIPYRYRKTNQSSTVQGTQIDDLEFLLISSQKSPKWMFPKGGWETDEALEDAALRETFEESGVVGDVGVQEYLGTWSFKSKSQGTFHEGHMFPLLVTEELEDWPEKTVRKRLWLKFSEAREVCWHSWMKEALDVFASKLTKRNKDDEPQTCPFDELCYEQTVATVSNSNTMFYEEPIISIEANDLTCEEELRLSLVAKPSLVKKQP, encoded by the exons ATGGCAATGACCAAAACCTTATCTATGATCTCAAGAACAGGAAGAGACTTGCAGAGATACAATGATGGATGTCGTCAAGTTGTTGG ATGCATTCCGTACAGATATAGAAAAACCAATCAATCATCTACAGTTCAAGGGACCCAAATTGATGATTTGGAATTCTTATTGATCAGCTCACAGAAGAGTCCAAAGTGGATGTTCCCTAAG GGTGGTTGGGAAACTGATGAGGCATTAGAAGATGCTGCTTTAAGAGAGACTTTTGAGGAATCTGGTGTAGTTGGTGATGTTGGGGTTCAGGAGTATTTAGGTACTTGGAGTTTTAAGAGCAAAAGTCAAGGGACATTTCATGAGGGGCATATGTTTCCTTTACTTGTCACAGAAGAACTAGAAGATTGGCCTGAGAAAACTGTCCGAAAACGTCTATGG TTGAAATTTAGTGAAGCAAGAGAAGTATGTTGGCATTCCTGGATGAAGGAAGCTTTAGATGTCTTTGCCTCTAAGCTCACAAAGAGAAATAAAGACGATGAGCCTCAGACATGCCCTTTCGATGAATTGTGCTATGAACAGACAGTTGCTACTGTATCTAACTCTAACACAATGTTTTATGAAGAACCAATAATCAGCATTGAAGCTAATGACTTGACCTGTGAGGAGGAGCTGAGACTTAGCCTTGTAGCTAAGCCTTCTCTAG TGAAGAAGCAACCATGA
- the LOC101262797 gene encoding stromal processing peptidase, chloroplastic isoform X2: protein MQATSVVFNTKPVLAPIHVKSRYSEPSSSLVASQSNWVHRKKSVKLRPRRHPQNRAYFIQHKNVQGRCLHQNVEQLNRANILYRRQPVSCFLYPRTRQTLPKRPKNGVFLDKSSFHLSKQLRANISVPRATVGPDEPHAASTTWTEGVLEKQGFDMLDPEVERAEFEQFLSSEFPSHPKLYRGQLKNGLRYLILPNKVPPNRFEAHMEVHVGSIDEEDDEQGIAHMIEHVAFLGSKKREKLLGTGARSNAYTDFHHTVFHIHSPTSTKGSEGDCLPVVLDALNEIAFHPKFLASRVEKERRAILSELQMMNTIEYRVDCQLLQHLHSENKLSKRFPIGLEEQIKKWDADKIRKFHERWYFPANSTLYIVGDIDNIPQTIYHIEDVFGQTEMDNESNSAPSPSAFGAMASFLVPKLTVGLSSNSTHDRSSVSLDQSKALRRERHAVRPPVQHNWSLPGHNDDAKTPQIFQHELLQNFSINMFCKIPVNKVRTYGNLRNVLMKRIFLSALHFRINTRYKSSNPPFTSVELDHSDSGREGCTVTTLTVTAEPKNWQNAIKVAVQEVRRLKEFGVTKGELARYTDALLKDSEQLAAMIDNVSSVDNLDFVMESDALGHTVMDQSQGHESLLAVAGTITLEEVNATGAEVLEYISDFGKPSAPLPAAIVACVPTKVHVEEGGEHEFRISPEEITTAIKSGLKEPIEPEPELEVPTELITSKQLEELRLKRCPSFVPVETNSNITKSFDNETGIVQRRLSNGIPVNYKITKNEANCGVMRLIVGGGRAAESSDEKGSVIVGVRTLSEGGRVGNFSREQVELFCVNHLINCSLESTEEFICMEFRFTLRDNAMRAAFQLLHMVLEHSVWLDDAFDRAKQLYMSYYRSIPKSLERSTAHKLMLAMLNGDERFVEPTPHSLQNLTLESVRAAVMDQFVSDNMEVSMVGDFSEEDIESCILDYLGTVRPTKGFERAQQYSPILFSTAPFGLQHQQVFLKDTDERACAYIAGPAPNRWGYTFEGNDLFEFVGSPSPNNHELEQSDTNLQGRVRNHPLFFAIAMGLLAEIINSRLFTTVRDSLGLTYDVSFELNLFDRLKLGWYVISVTSTPGKVHKAVDACKSVLRGLHSNRIVPRELDRARRTLLMRHEAEIKSNAYWLGLLSHLQAPSVPRKDISCIKDLTLLYESATIEDVYVAYEQLKIDENSLYSCIGIAGAQAGEDVSALLEVEETDEGLQGVIPMGRGSSTMTRPTT, encoded by the exons ATGCAAGCAACATCTGTTGTATTCAATACCAAGCCGGTTCTAGCTCCAATTCATGTCAAGAGTCGATACAGCGAACCGTCGTCTTCCTTGGTAGCATCTCAATCCAATTGGGTTCACCGGAAGAAGAGTGTTAAGTTGCGTCCTCGGAGGCATCCTCAGAATCGAGCTTATTTCATCCAGCATAAG AATGTTCAGGGAAGATGTCTTCATCAGAATGTGGAACAATTAAACAGAGCCAATATATTATATCGGAGGCAACCTGTTTCGTGCTTTCTCTATCCTCGAACCAGACAAACTCTTCCCAAACGACCAAAAAATGGGGTCTTTCTTGACAAGTCTAGCTTTCATCTGTCAAAGCAGCTTCGTGCCAACATCTCT GTCCCACGGGCGACTGTTGGCCCAGATGAACCTCATGCAGCAAGTACAACATGGACAGAAGGCGTCTTGGAGAAACAAGGATTTGATATGCTTGATCCTGAAGTAGAGAGAGCAGAGTTTGAACAATTTTTGAGTTCTGAATTTCCATCTCACCCGAAATTGTACCGAGGGCAGCTCAAAAATGGACTTCGCTACCTCATTCTACCTAATAAAGTTCCTCCAAATAG ATTTGAAGCACACATGGAAGTTCATGTGGGATCAATCGATGAGGAAGATGATGAGCAAGGAATTGCTCACATGATTGAACATGTTGCTTTTCTTGGAAGTAAGAAACGCGAGAAACTTTTGGGAACCGGGGCACGATCAAATGCTTACACAGATTTTCATCATACTGTGTTCCACATCCATTCACCCACTAGCACAAAG GGCTCAGAAGGCGATTGTCTTCCAGTGGTCCTAGATGCTCTGAATGAG aTCGCTTTCCATCCTAAGTTTCTCGCTTCGCGAGTTGAGAAAGAAAGACGTGCAATACTGTCAGAGCTACAAATGATGAATACTATAGAATACCGTGTCGATTGCCAG TTGTTACAACACTTGCATTCTGAGAACAAGCTGAGCAAAAGATTCCCAATCGGGCTGGAAGAGCAGATCAAGAAATGGGATGCTgataaaatcagaaaatttcATGAACGTTGGTACTTTCCAGCAAATTCCACCTTATACATTGTGGGAGATATAGATAATATTCCACAGACCATTTACCATATTGAA GATGTTTTTGGGCAAACGGAAATGGATAATGAGTCTAATTCAGCACCAAGTCCAAGTGCTTTTGGTGCAATGGCTAGTTTTTTAGTTCCCAAGCTGACAGTTGGACTCTCAAGCAATTCCACGCATGACAGGTCATCTGTTTCCTTGGATCAGTCCAAAGCATTGCGGAGGGAGAGGCATGCAGTGCGGCCTCCAGTTCAGCATAATTGGTCTCTTCCTGGGCACAACGATGATGCTAAAACACCACAGATATTTCAGCATGAGTTACTACAGAATTTCTCAATTAATATGTTTTGCAAG ATTCCTGTGAACAAGGTCCGGACATATGGTAATTTGAGGAATGTGCTAATGAAGAGGATATTTCTTTCTGCTTTGCATTTCCGTATCAACACTCGGTACAAG AGTTCAAATCCTCCATTCACCTCAGTTGAACTGGATCATAGTGACTCTGGAAGGGAAGGGTGTACTGTGACCACTCTCACGGTGACTGCGGAACCTAAAAATTGGCAGAATGCAATTAAAGTTGCTGTGCAGGAG GTCCGAAGGCTGAAAGAATTCGGAGTCACAAAGGGTGAGTTAGCTCGTTATACAGATGCCTTGCTAAAAGATAGTGAACAGTTAGCTGCTATGATCGACAATGTTTCATCAGTGGATAATCTGGATTTTGTCATGGAGAGTGATGCACTTGGCCATACTGTTATGGATCAAAGTCAAGGGCATGAAAGCTTGCTTGCTGTTGCTGGAACTATCACGTTGGAGGAG GTAAACGCCACTGGTGCTGAAGTGTTGGAATATATTTCTGATTTTGGAAAACCATCAGCACCCCTTCCTGCAGCAATTGTTGCATGTGTTCCGACAAAGGTGCATGTTGAAGAAGGAGGAGAACATGAATTCAGAATATCTCCAGAGGAGATAACAACTGCTATCAAATCTGGTCTGAAGGAACCAATTGAGCCAGAGCCGGAG CTTGAGGTGCCGACTGAATTGATCACGTCAAAACAACTTGAAGAACTGAGGTTGAAGAGGTGCCCGTCCTTTGTTCCAGTGGAGACAAATTCAAATATCACTAAATCCTTTGACAATGAAACTGGGATCGTTCAAAGACgcctttcaaatggtattccTGTAAATTATAAG ATTACAAAAAATGAAGCCAATTGTGGGGTGATGAGACTTATTGTTGGAGGTGGACGGGCAGCTGAAAGTTCTGATGAAAAGGGATCCGTGATTGTGGGTGTTCGCACTCTGAGTGAAGGGGGCCGTGTTGGAAACTTTTCAAGAGAACAG GTAGAGCTTTTCTGTGTGAATCACCTAATAAATTGCTCACTGGAGTCAACAGAAGAATTTATCTGCATGGAGTTCCGGTTTACTTTACGAGACAATGCAATGCGTGCTGCTTTCCAGTTACTTCATATGGTGCTTGAG CATAGCGTTTGGCTGGATGATGCATTTGACCGAGCTAAACAGTTGTACATGTCATATTACCGCTCTATCCCCAAGAGTTTAGAACGCTCAACTGCCCATAAGCTCATGCTAGCTATGCTAAATGGAGATGAGCGTTTTGTTGAGCCGACTCCACATTCATTGCAAAACTTAACGCTGGAAAGTGTAAGAGCTGCTGTGATGGATCAATTTGTCAGTGACAACATGGAG GTGAGTATGGTTGGAGACTTCTCAGAGGAAGATATTGAGTCATGTATTCTTGACTATTTGGGAACTGTCAGACCAACAAAGGGTTTTGAGAGAGCACAACAATACAGCCCAATCTTGTTTAGCACTGCTCCCTTTGGTTTGCAGCATCAACAA GTATTTTTAAAGGATACAGATGAGAGAGCATGTGCTTATATAGCCGGCCCTGCACCAAACCGTTGGGGATATACTTTTGAGGGGAACGATCTTTTTGAGTTTGTTGGCAGTCCATCTCCAAATAACC ATGAATTGGAACAAAGTGACACAAACCTACAAGGACGAGTCCGTAATCATCCTCTATTTTTTGCCATTGCAATGGGTCTGCTAGCTGAGATCATAAACTCCAG GCTTTTCACAACAGTTAGGGACTCTCTTGGATTGACATATGATGTTTCATTTGAACTTAACCTCTTTGACCGGTTGAAGCTTGGATGGTATGTCATCTCAGTGACTTCAACTCCTGGAAAG GTGCACAAAGCTGTTGATGCTTGCAAGAGTGTCCTAAGAGGTTTGCATAGCAACAGGATTGTACCGAGGGAATTGGACCGG GCAAGACGAACGCTGCTTATGCGACACGAAGCCGAAATTAAGTCAAATGCCTATTGGCTTGGATTGTTATCTCATTTACAAGCGCCTTCTGTACCTAGGAAG GACATCTCTTGCATCAAAGATCTCACTTTGTTGTATGAATCTGCCACCATTGAAGATGTATATGTTGCCTATGAGCAATTGAAGATAGATGAGAACTCTCTGTACTCATGTATTGGTATTGCTGGGGCTCAGGCTGGAGAAGATGTTTCTG CCTTGTTAGAAGTGGAAGAAACTGATGAGGGCCTTCAAGGTGTTATTCCCATGGGACGTGGGTCATCTACTATGACACGTCCAACTACATGA
- the LOC101254676 gene encoding nudix hydrolase 18, mitochondrial isoform X1, with amino-acid sequence MAMTKTLSMISRTGRDLQRYNDGCRQVVGCIPYRYRKTNQSSTVQGTQIDDLEFLLISSQKSPKWMFPKGGWETDEALEDAALRETFEESGVVGDVGVQEYLGTWSFKSKSQGTFHEGHMFPLLVTEELEDWPEKTVRKRLWLKFSEAREVCWHSWMKEALDVFASKLTKRNKDDEPQTCPFDELCYEQTVATVSNSNTMFYEEPIISIEANDLTCEEELRLSLVAKPSLGKLMFNEDARRKPFSNEISNVAYSMFSEEATMSTKAQKMFNEKLGRISIAAFS; translated from the exons ATGGCAATGACCAAAACCTTATCTATGATCTCAAGAACAGGAAGAGACTTGCAGAGATACAATGATGGATGTCGTCAAGTTGTTGG ATGCATTCCGTACAGATATAGAAAAACCAATCAATCATCTACAGTTCAAGGGACCCAAATTGATGATTTGGAATTCTTATTGATCAGCTCACAGAAGAGTCCAAAGTGGATGTTCCCTAAG GGTGGTTGGGAAACTGATGAGGCATTAGAAGATGCTGCTTTAAGAGAGACTTTTGAGGAATCTGGTGTAGTTGGTGATGTTGGGGTTCAGGAGTATTTAGGTACTTGGAGTTTTAAGAGCAAAAGTCAAGGGACATTTCATGAGGGGCATATGTTTCCTTTACTTGTCACAGAAGAACTAGAAGATTGGCCTGAGAAAACTGTCCGAAAACGTCTATGG TTGAAATTTAGTGAAGCAAGAGAAGTATGTTGGCATTCCTGGATGAAGGAAGCTTTAGATGTCTTTGCCTCTAAGCTCACAAAGAGAAATAAAGACGATGAGCCTCAGACATGCCCTTTCGATGAATTGTGCTATGAACAGACAGTTGCTACTGTATCTAACTCTAACACAATGTTTTATGAAGAACCAATAATCAGCATTGAAGCTAATGACTTGACCTGTGAGGAGGAGCTGAGACTTAGCCTTGTAGCTAAGCCTTCTCTAGGTAAGCTCATGTTCAATGAAGATGCAAGGCGAAAGccgttttccaatgaaattagTAATGTAGCCTACTCAATGTTCAGTGAAGAAGCAACCATGAGCACCAAAGCCCAGAAGATGTTCAATGAAAAATTGGGAAGAATAAGCATTGCTGCTTTCAGCTAG